The segment CCAGGAGCTGGAGATCTATAGAATGTTCCTGACATTGGAGCTATTACTATATTTCCTTTTGTTTTTTCATCAGAAGTTTTAGACGAAGCAGTAGTTACTTTTTTTTCTTTAGAAACTGATTTATTTGTTACAATTTCTTTACTCACATATTTTATTTCTTTTTTTAAAGTAATTTTTTCATCACCTTTTTCTAAGGTAATTTCATTTAATTCTCTTTCATTCATTTTTTTCGCTAACATTTCTATTAATTCTAAACTTATATTTTCCATTATATCTCCTTAATTGCTTCCTATTATTCTTAGTTCCTTCACTCCATCTATTTCACTTATTAATTCTAATACTCCCTCTACTTTTCTTAGAGTATCTTGATTTGTTTGAACAGATATTGTAGCCCTTCCAATACCATCAATAGAAATATTTTGGATTATTGTTAATATATTCATATCATGACTTGCTATTACATCTAAAATTCTTGCAAGAATTCCAGGTTCATCTCTTAAAGCTAAATGAATACTAAATACTTTTTCCTGTCCACCTTCAAAGAATGGTTTTATATAGTCTTTATATTTATAGTAAGTACTTCTACTAAGTCCTACTTTTTTTATAGCTTCATATTTTGACATTTTTTCATTTTGTACTAAATCATTTACTAAAAGTACATTTTTTATAGAACTTGGTAATATTCTTTTGTCAACTATATAATATTCTTTTTTATCAGCCTTTTGAACTTCTTTTATTTTTTCATCAATATTTTTTTCTTTTTTATTTACCTTAATTTTTTTATTTTCTTTTGTTTCGATATTTTTATCTTCTATAATTTGATTTTTTTTAGGTCTTCCTGGTCTAGCCATTTTATACCTCCTCTCCCTTATAAGCTTTTATAGTATTATTTAAAAGCATTGCTATAGTCATTGGTCCTACTCCACCTGGTACAGGAGTAATATATGAAGTTTTCTTAGAAACATTTTCAAAATCTACATCTCCATATAATTTTCCATCTATTCTATTTATTCCCACATCTATAACAATGGCTCCCTCTTTAACCATATTTTCTGTTACAAATTTAGCTTTTCCTAAAGCAGCCACAATAATATCAGCATTTTTTAAAAGTTCTTCTATATTTTTTGTTTTACTATTACAAACTATTGTTGTTGCTCCTCTATTTATAAGAAGAGCTGCTATAGGCTTTCCAACTATATTACTTCTTCCTATAACTACAGCATTCATTCCATATAAGTTTATATTTTCAATGGTATCTAGAAGATACATGATTCCTTGTGGTGTGCATGGAACTAAACCATCTTCTTTCCCTAAAACTATTTTTCCTAAGTTTTCAGCTTTAAATCCATCTACATCTTTTTCTGTAGCTATGGCATTACAAATTTTTTCTTCTTCTAAATGTTTTGGTAAAGGTAATTGTACCAAAATTCCATCTATATTTTTATTATTATTTAATTTTTCAATTTCTTCTAATAACCCTTCTTGTGTAATATCTTCTGGTAAAGTGATTTTTTCACTATATATTCCAACTTTTTCACAAGCTTTTACTTTTGAATTTACATATATTTTTGAAGCTGGATTTTCTCCAACCATTATTACAGCAAGACCTGGTTTTCTTTTACCTAAACTTTCTAATTTTTCAATCTGAAGTTTTATATTATTTAATATTTTTTCTGAGTATTTTTTGCCATCTAGTATATTCATAAATAAATCGACTCCTATTTTAATATATCTCCTATTTTTATAAAATTACCATTTAAAAGGTCTGCTCCTGATAAAATTTTTTTACTTTCAGGTTTTGCACTTGTAATTATTAAAGACCCCTCTTTTACTTTTACAACAGGACCTTTTCCTTTTACTTTATCTACAATCTCTCCAATTTCTCCATTTTCATAGATTTTATCATATTTTTTTACTTGATATATTTTCAAGATTTTTTCTTCATGAAAAGTCCATGAGCAAGGAACAGGACTAAGTCCTCTTACAAAGTTAAATATTTTTTCTTTTGAATTATTCCACTCTATTTTTAAATCTTCTTTTTTGAATGGCTTTACAAAAGTTGCTTTTTCATTATCTTGAGGTATTCTTTCGTTTTGACCTTTTCCTATTAAATCCACAGCCTCTTTTAGAGCTTCAGCTCCTATCTCTTTTAATCTATCATGTAAAGATAAAAAATCATCCTCTTCAGTAATTGCTGTTTCTTTAGATAAAATAATATCCCCTGTATCTAATCCCTCAGCTATATACATTATAGTTACTCCTGATTTTTCATCTCCTTCTATTAAAGCAGCATTTATAGGGGCTGCTCCTCTAAATCTTGGAAGTAAAGAGGAATGAACATTTATAATTCCATATTTAGGAATATCTATTATCTCTTTAGGAATTATTTTTCCATAAGCTACTACTACGATTAAATCTGGATTCAATTCTTTTATAGTTTTTTGAATCTCTTCTGTTTTTAAAGTCTCTGGTTGATATATAGGTATATTTTTATCTATTGCATATTGCTTCACAGGTAAATATTCTATTTTTTTACCTCTTTTATTTATTTTATCAACCTTAGTAAAAACTCCTATTATCTCATGATTTTTTGTTAAAATATCTAAACTTGGTACTGCAAATTCTGGAGTTCCCATGAATAAAATTTTCATATATTTTTATTTTCCTCCTATTTGTTTCCTTTAATATCCTCTACTATTTCTATAAAATCTTTTATATTTTTAAACTCTTTATATACAGATACAAATCTTACATAGGCAACTTCATCTAATTTTTTTAATTCTTCCATTACAAGTTCTCCTACATACTTAGTACTAATTTCACTTTCTAAAGAATTTTGTAATTTTCTTTCTATTTTTAAAACAAATTCTTCTATTTCATCTCTACTAATATTTCTTTTGCTTGTAGCTATAGTTAATCCTCTTATTATTTTATTTCTATCAAATTTTTCTCTACTATTATCTTTTTTTATTACATAAAGAGCTCTCTCTTCTATTTTTTCATAAGTTGTAAATCTTTTTTTACAAACAAGACACTCTCTTCTTCTTTTAATAGAATTCCCATTTATAAACTCTCTACTATCTACAACTTTTGTATCACTACTATTACAAAATGGACATCTCATACACTCCTCCTTCTAAATATCTTCTTCTTCTGATATACATTTTATTACTTCTGATGGAGTCTTACAATTTAATAATTTATTTCTAAAACTTTCACTTCTTATTAATCTTGATATTCTTGCTAAAACTTTTAAATATATTCTATTCTCTTTTAATGGAGAAGCAAAAGTAAAAAATATTCTTACAGGTTCTTCATCCATAGCATTATATTCTATTTTTTCTTTACTAATTCCAAAAGCTATTGTTAAATGTTCTGCATTTTCTGTTTTTGCATGTGGAATAGCTATACCTTTTCCAATTCCAGTACTACCAAGTTCTTCTCTCTCAAATAAAGCTTTTTTTACATTTTCTTTATCTGTAGCAATATTTGGAGATTTTGTTAATAATTCTGCTAATTCATCTAGTATACTCTCTTTTGTTTTTCCTTTTAATTGAAGTTCAATTAACTCTTCTTTCATATAGTCTGTTATTTTAACTATATCTGTCATTATTTTTCCTCCCAAATATATCTCTTAAAATTTAAACTTTCTTCCAAATGATAATTAAAATAATTTTCAAATAATTCAAGTACACTTTTTATATCTTCTATTCTCAACTTTTCTTTCAACAACTCCTTGACTTTCCCAAAATAAATTTTTTGAATTATGCTAACTTGAAAATCATTTAATAAAATACTATCTTCTTTTAATTTTTTTCCAAAATATGCCTCTTTAATGGAAAAATATTTTCCTTCTTCAACATTAAAATTTAATCCCTCTTCTACTAGGATTTTATAAAGATAGTATACTAATAATAAAAAATATTTTGATTTTTCAGTTTCTTTATTAATATATTTTAAACTATTTAAAGTTAAATCATAAAGCTTACTATTTCTTTCTCCAAATTTTAAAACTTCTACTAAAATAAAACATATATACAAGGATATTCCTATTTTCTCTATATTTTTTTTTATATTCTCAAAGTTTTCTATTAAATCTATGCTACTTCCTATATAATTTTCACCTTTTTTATAGAGAATAAACTTTGAGTAACTTAAAACATCTGATGCTGTTTTATCTCTTTTTTTACTTTTTTTTATTCCTTTATAAATGACTGTTTGTTTTCCTAAAGAATTAGTAAATACTGTAAGTAATCTATCAGAATCATTTATATCTTTTTTTTTAATAACTATTCCTTCTACTTTTATAAATTCTGTCATTAAATTTTAAACTCACTTTCAGAAATATTTTTATTTATTACTATATTCGATAATTTTAAATGAGCTATCAAAATATTTTTATCATAAATTTTTATTTCAACAGGTAATTTATAACCATCTATATTTTCCATTTTTAAAATATCTAAATTTAAATTTTCTTTTTTTACTTGAAACTTATTTTTAGTATTATATAATTTTTTAAATTCAGAATCATCTTTATATTTTTTCTGAAAAAAAGTTATTGTATCCACAATATAATTTTCTTCTTCTATGTTATTTTCTTCTATTACCTGGTCAAATATTGGTAAATATACTATTTTTTTATTGTCTTTATATAGAAAAATTTCCCCTTTATGGCTTTTAGGTTCTAACATAGTTTTTTTTAATACATTTGGTAATCTATATAAAATATCATAAGTTTTTTCATTTGATTTATTATTATTAAAACTTTTTTCATTAACTATCATTTTCAAAGTTTTAATAGTATTTATATCCTTACTTTCTTCTGAAAAACTAAAAATTGAAATAAATATAAAAAAAAGTAAAGTTATTACTCTTTTCATGTTTTTCTCCTTTTTATTTTTTATTTTTACTAAAATTTAGTACTATTTACAATTTATATTTGATATACAATTATATTATATTTAAGCTGATTTGTAAAGAAAAATATTGATTTTTTAATACTATTTACCAAAAAAATATTAATTATTTATTTTTATTTTAAAACCAAATTCACTATAAAAAAATACTTTTATTGTACTTTTATTTTTTTATAAAATAAAAACTGGTATTTCAACCAGTTTAATTTTTTAATATGGCGATTCTGATGCGAATTGAACGCATGGCCTACGCCTTAGGAGGGCGTCGCTCTATCCAACTGAGCTACAGAATCTTTTTTCCATTTTCTATTATACATTATTTATAAAAAAATGCAAGCTTCTATTTTTATTTTTCTATCACTCCTTTTATACCATAAG is part of the Fusobacterium sp. FSA-380-WT-3A genome and harbors:
- the nrdR gene encoding transcriptional regulator NrdR, translating into MRCPFCNSSDTKVVDSREFINGNSIKRRRECLVCKKRFTTYEKIEERALYVIKKDNSREKFDRNKIIRGLTIATSKRNISRDEIEEFVLKIERKLQNSLESEISTKYVGELVMEELKKLDEVAYVRFVSVYKEFKNIKDFIEIVEDIKGNK
- the fmt gene encoding methionyl-tRNA formyltransferase; this translates as MKILFMGTPEFAVPSLDILTKNHEIIGVFTKVDKINKRGKKIEYLPVKQYAIDKNIPIYQPETLKTEEIQKTIKELNPDLIVVVAYGKIIPKEIIDIPKYGIINVHSSLLPRFRGAAPINAALIEGDEKSGVTIMYIAEGLDTGDIILSKETAITEEDDFLSLHDRLKEIGAEALKEAVDLIGKGQNERIPQDNEKATFVKPFKKEDLKIEWNNSKEKIFNFVRGLSPVPCSWTFHEEKILKIYQVKKYDKIYENGEIGEIVDKVKGKGPVVKVKEGSLIITSAKPESKKILSGADLLNGNFIKIGDILK
- the folD gene encoding bifunctional methylenetetrahydrofolate dehydrogenase/methenyltetrahydrofolate cyclohydrolase FolD, whose protein sequence is MNILDGKKYSEKILNNIKLQIEKLESLGKRKPGLAVIMVGENPASKIYVNSKVKACEKVGIYSEKITLPEDITQEGLLEEIEKLNNNKNIDGILVQLPLPKHLEEEKICNAIATEKDVDGFKAENLGKIVLGKEDGLVPCTPQGIMYLLDTIENINLYGMNAVVIGRSNIVGKPIAALLINRGATTIVCNSKTKNIEELLKNADIIVAALGKAKFVTENMVKEGAIVIDVGINRIDGKLYGDVDFENVSKKTSYITPVPGGVGPMTIAMLLNNTIKAYKGEEV
- the accB gene encoding acetyl-CoA carboxylase biotin carboxyl carrier protein, whose amino-acid sequence is MENISLELIEMLAKKMNERELNEITLEKGDEKITLKKEIKYVSKEIVTNKSVSKEKKVTTASSKTSDEKTKGNIVIAPMSGTFYRSPAPGEPHFVQEGDEVNNGDVVCIIEAMKMMNDVICKYSGKVVKILVENGEIVQKGDKLFVIE
- the recO gene encoding DNA repair protein RecO; amino-acid sequence: MTEFIKVEGIVIKKKDINDSDRLLTVFTNSLGKQTVIYKGIKKSKKRDKTASDVLSYSKFILYKKGENYIGSSIDLIENFENIKKNIEKIGISLYICFILVEVLKFGERNSKLYDLTLNSLKYINKETEKSKYFLLLVYYLYKILVEEGLNFNVEEGKYFSIKEAYFGKKLKEDSILLNDFQVSIIQKIYFGKVKELLKEKLRIEDIKSVLELFENYFNYHLEESLNFKRYIWEEK
- a CDS encoding PTS sugar transporter subunit IIA — encoded protein: MTDIVKITDYMKEELIELQLKGKTKESILDELAELLTKSPNIATDKENVKKALFEREELGSTGIGKGIAIPHAKTENAEHLTIAFGISKEKIEYNAMDEEPVRIFFTFASPLKENRIYLKVLARISRLIRSESFRNKLLNCKTPSEVIKCISEEEDI
- a CDS encoding ACT domain-containing protein, with the translated sequence MDEKIKEVQKADKKEYYIVDKRILPSSIKNVLLVNDLVQNEKMSKYEAIKKVGLSRSTYYKYKDYIKPFFEGGQEKVFSIHLALRDEPGILARILDVIASHDMNILTIIQNISIDGIGRATISVQTNQDTLRKVEGVLELISEIDGVKELRIIGSN